In the genome of Quercus robur chromosome 3, dhQueRobu3.1, whole genome shotgun sequence, one region contains:
- the LOC126717294 gene encoding MDIS1-interacting receptor like kinase 2-like isoform X1 — MFLLLFSNKLSGSIPFEINNQTHLKRFDLSDNHFTGHLPENLCLGGFLERFIASDNHFIGSIPKSLRNCTSLIRVRLQGNQLSGNIGDNFGVYPHLVYMELSYNKFYGELSINWGQCQNLTSLKISNNDISGRISPNLGDASQLHLLDLSSNKLYGEIPKELGKLTFLIELNLGNNKFFGHVPYNFGMLSNLEGLNLSRNSLSGLIPELGNCKKLWMLDLSNNHLSKYIPLQIGNMHFLQYLDLSLNFLIGEIPQQLGDLKTLEFLNLSHNALSGSIPSNFDQMLSLRYIDLSYNQLEGPIPNIKAFREATVEAFRNNKGLCGNATGLKACPSTISHNSHVKKRNKVMKLILVFLGVFFLIFIIVGITICFRSRKMKIEIKPKEEEHQNMFVVWSFDGKMVYEKIIEATEDFDDKHIIGVGGHGIVYKAELSTGQVVAVKKLHPLSEDSVVNLKAFTSEIHSLTEIRHRNIIKLHGFCSHPRHLLLVYQFLEGGSLEKILNNDELALEFDWIKRVNVVKGVASALSYIHHDCSNPIIHRDISSKNVLLDSEYESHVSDFGTARIMSSDTSYWTSFAGTFGYTAPEHAYTMEVSEKSDVYSFGVVALEVIIGRHPGDLISSFLSSSFSLSSHDVLLEDVLDQRLAHPTNTVAEKVVLVAKIALTCLHTSPQSRPTMQQVYQKLLNWKSPFTKPLHMITLRELIDLGNLNEAS; from the exons atgtttttattattgttctcGAATAAGTTGAGTGGTTCCATTCCTTTTGAAATAAACAATCAAACTCACTTAAAACGATTTGATTTATCAGACAACCATTTCACCGGTCATTTGCCTGAAAATCTGTGCCTTGGTGGATTTCTTGAGAGATTCATCGCAAGCGATAATCATTTTATTGGTTCAATACCAAAATCATTGAGAAATTGCACTAGCCTTATCAGAGTCCGACTTCAGGGAAATCAACTTAGTGGAAATATAGGAGACAATTTCGGAGTATACCCACACTTAGTATACATGGAGTTgagttataataaattttacggTGAACTTTCAATTAATTGGGGGCAATGTCAAAACTTGACAAGCTTGAAAATCTCTAACAATGATATTTCAGGTAGAATATCTCCTAACCTTGGAGATGCAAGTCAATTACATTTACTTGACCTTTCCTCAAATAAGCTATATGGGGAGATTCCAAAGGAATTAGGTAAGCTAACATTTTTGATAGAGCTTAATCTAGgcaataacaaattttttggaCATGTTCCTTATAATTTTGGGATGCTATCAAATTTGGAGGGGCTCAATCTTTCTAGAAATAGTCTAAGTGGCCTAATTCCCGAACTTGGGAACTGTAAAAAATTGTGGATGTTGGATTTGAGCAATAATCACTTAAGCAAATATATCCCACTTCAAATTGGAAACATGCACTTTCTCCAATATCTTGATCTTAGCCTAAATTTTTTAATCGGAGAGATACCACAACAACTTGGAGATTTGAAAACATTAGAATTTTTAAATCTTTCTCACAATGCACTCTCGGGCTCTATTCCATCCAATTTTGATCAAATGTTAAGCTTACGATACATTGATTTGTCCTACAATCAGCTAGAGGGTCCTATTCCAAATATTAAAGCATTTCGTGAGGCAACGGTAGAAGCATTTAGAAATAACAAGGGCTTGTGTGGCAATGCCACAGGTTTGAAGGCTTGCCCCTCTACAATTAGCCATAATTCACATGTCAAAAAGAGGAATAAAGTTATGAAActaattttagtgtttttggGCGTTTTCTTTCTAATATTTATCATTGTTGGAATTACAATCTGTTTTCGCTCAAGGAAGATGAAGATAGAAATTaagccaaaagaagaagaacatcaAAATATGTTTGTAGTATGGAGCTTTGATGGGAAAATGgtttatgaaaaaattattgaagCAACAGAGGATTTTGATGACAAACATATTATTGGTGTAGGTGGCCATGGAATTGTTTATAAAGCTGAATTGTCTACAGGTCAAGTTGTTGCTGTAAAGAAACTTCACCCACTCTCAGAAGATAGTGTGGTCAATCTAAAAGCTTTCACTAGTGAGATACATAGTCTAACAGAAATACGACACCGCAACATTATAAAGCTTCATGGTTTTTGCTCACATCCACGACACTTGCTTTTAGTTTATCAGTTCTTGGAAGGTGGGAGCTTGGAAAAGATACTAAACAATGATGAATTAGCACTGGAGTTTGATTGGATTAAAAGGGTAAATGTTGTTAAAGGTGTGGCAAGTGCTCTATCTTATATTCATCATGATTGCTCCAATCCAATAATTCATCGTGATATATCAAGCAAGAATGTTCTACTAGATTCAGAATATGAATCTCATGTCTCTGACTTTGGCACAGCTAGGATTATGAGTTCTGACACATCTTATTGGACTTCATTTGCTGGTACCTTTGGATACACTGCTCCAG AGCATGCATATACGATGGAAGTAAGTGAAAAGAGTGACGTTTATAGCTTTGGAGTAGTTGCATTGGAAGTAATTATTGGAAGGCATCCGGGTGATTTGATCTCATCATTTCTATCATCATCATTCTCATTATCATCCCATGATGTGCTACTAGAAGATGTATTGGATCAACGTCTTGCACATCCTACAAATACAGTTGCAGAGAAGGTGGTTTTAGTAGCAAAGATAGCATTAACATGCTTACACACCAGTCCACAATCTCGTCCCACCATGCAACAAGTTTATCAGAAGCTATTAAATTGGAAATCTCCTTTCACAAAGCCTTTGCACATGATCACATTAAGAGAGCTCATTGATCTCGGGAATTTGAATGAAGCTTCATAA
- the LOC126717294 gene encoding MDIS1-interacting receptor like kinase 2-like isoform X2 yields the protein MFLLLFSNKLSGSIPFEINNQTHLKRFDLSDNHFTGHLPENLCLGGFLERFIASDNHFIGSIPKSLRNCTSLIRVRLQGNQLSGNIGDNFGVYPHLVYMELSYNKFYGELSINWGQCQNLTSLKISNNDISGRISPNLGDASQLHLLDLSSNKLYGEIPKELGKLTFLIELNLGNNKFFGHVPYNFGMLSNLEGLNLSRNSLSGLIPELGNCKKLWMLDLSNNHLSKYIPLQIGNMHFLQYLDLSLNFLIGEIPQQLGDLKTLEFLNLSHNALSGSIPSNFDQMLSLRYIDLSYNQLEGPIPNIKAFREATVEAFRNNKGLCGNATGLKACPSTISHNSHVKKRNKVMKLILVFLGVFFLIFIIVGITICFRSRKMKIEIKPKEEEHQNMFVVWSFDGKMVYEKIIEATEDFDDKHIIGVGGHGIVYKAELSTGQVVAVKKLHPLSEDSVVNLKAFTSEIHSLTEIRHRNIIKLHGFCSHPRHLLLVYQFLEGGSLEKILNNDELALEFDWIKRVNVVKGVASALSYIHHDCSNPIIHRDISSKNVLLDSEYESHVSDFGTARIMSSDTSYWTSFAGTFGYTAPGMLFK from the coding sequence atgtttttattattgttctcGAATAAGTTGAGTGGTTCCATTCCTTTTGAAATAAACAATCAAACTCACTTAAAACGATTTGATTTATCAGACAACCATTTCACCGGTCATTTGCCTGAAAATCTGTGCCTTGGTGGATTTCTTGAGAGATTCATCGCAAGCGATAATCATTTTATTGGTTCAATACCAAAATCATTGAGAAATTGCACTAGCCTTATCAGAGTCCGACTTCAGGGAAATCAACTTAGTGGAAATATAGGAGACAATTTCGGAGTATACCCACACTTAGTATACATGGAGTTgagttataataaattttacggTGAACTTTCAATTAATTGGGGGCAATGTCAAAACTTGACAAGCTTGAAAATCTCTAACAATGATATTTCAGGTAGAATATCTCCTAACCTTGGAGATGCAAGTCAATTACATTTACTTGACCTTTCCTCAAATAAGCTATATGGGGAGATTCCAAAGGAATTAGGTAAGCTAACATTTTTGATAGAGCTTAATCTAGgcaataacaaattttttggaCATGTTCCTTATAATTTTGGGATGCTATCAAATTTGGAGGGGCTCAATCTTTCTAGAAATAGTCTAAGTGGCCTAATTCCCGAACTTGGGAACTGTAAAAAATTGTGGATGTTGGATTTGAGCAATAATCACTTAAGCAAATATATCCCACTTCAAATTGGAAACATGCACTTTCTCCAATATCTTGATCTTAGCCTAAATTTTTTAATCGGAGAGATACCACAACAACTTGGAGATTTGAAAACATTAGAATTTTTAAATCTTTCTCACAATGCACTCTCGGGCTCTATTCCATCCAATTTTGATCAAATGTTAAGCTTACGATACATTGATTTGTCCTACAATCAGCTAGAGGGTCCTATTCCAAATATTAAAGCATTTCGTGAGGCAACGGTAGAAGCATTTAGAAATAACAAGGGCTTGTGTGGCAATGCCACAGGTTTGAAGGCTTGCCCCTCTACAATTAGCCATAATTCACATGTCAAAAAGAGGAATAAAGTTATGAAActaattttagtgtttttggGCGTTTTCTTTCTAATATTTATCATTGTTGGAATTACAATCTGTTTTCGCTCAAGGAAGATGAAGATAGAAATTaagccaaaagaagaagaacatcaAAATATGTTTGTAGTATGGAGCTTTGATGGGAAAATGgtttatgaaaaaattattgaagCAACAGAGGATTTTGATGACAAACATATTATTGGTGTAGGTGGCCATGGAATTGTTTATAAAGCTGAATTGTCTACAGGTCAAGTTGTTGCTGTAAAGAAACTTCACCCACTCTCAGAAGATAGTGTGGTCAATCTAAAAGCTTTCACTAGTGAGATACATAGTCTAACAGAAATACGACACCGCAACATTATAAAGCTTCATGGTTTTTGCTCACATCCACGACACTTGCTTTTAGTTTATCAGTTCTTGGAAGGTGGGAGCTTGGAAAAGATACTAAACAATGATGAATTAGCACTGGAGTTTGATTGGATTAAAAGGGTAAATGTTGTTAAAGGTGTGGCAAGTGCTCTATCTTATATTCATCATGATTGCTCCAATCCAATAATTCATCGTGATATATCAAGCAAGAATGTTCTACTAGATTCAGAATATGAATCTCATGTCTCTGACTTTGGCACAGCTAGGATTATGAGTTCTGACACATCTTATTGGACTTCATTTGCTGGTACCTTTGGATACACTGCTCCAG